From a single Apium graveolens cultivar Ventura chromosome 2, ASM990537v1, whole genome shotgun sequence genomic region:
- the LOC141689899 gene encoding uncharacterized protein LOC141689899 — protein MESFAFDFDNLKTEKQSAMLRYRRLRNLAKLFRILEICLLLIFISWISSRIPFILKISKVYFRQFISIITNPFFIFVLSNVIVLTLLIKSGQFTSSSSFTEKSDTNPYSEFTNNIEINDNLKAENQSAVSEEEVVYQDKEIVGEINTVESKSCYESIAEVKLQPGELSIVDQKVLHRSQSENLKPDISEKPGKELRRSESEMCPKNERSGESTAEIVEELSNEEFQRAIEAYIEKQLMFHKQEKFSIVPHV, from the coding sequence ATGGAATCCTTTGCCTTCGACTTCGATAACCTGAAAACTGAGAAGCAAAGCGCAATGCTAAGGTATCGTAGACTCCGAAACCTGGCCAAATTGTTTCGAATTCTCGAAATCTGCCTCCTGCTCATCTTCATTTCCTGGATTTCATCTCGCATTCCCTTCATCCTCAAAATCTCGAAAGTTTACTTTCGTCAATTCATCTCAATTATCACTAATCCTTTTTTCATCTTCGTGCTAAGCAACGTTATCGTCCTCACGCTACTGATAAAATCAGGCCAATTCACCTCCTCATCGTCCTTCACCGAAAAATCAGACACAAATCCGTACTCAGAATTCACGAATAATATAGAAATAAATGATAATCTAAAAGCGGAAAATCAGTCTGCTGTTTCGGAGGAAGAGGTGGTGTATCAGGACAAAGAGATCGTAGGCGAAATCAATACTGTAGAATCCAAATCATGTTACGAGTCAATTGCTGAAGTTAAGTTACAGCCTGGTGAGCTCTCAATTGTGGATCAGAAAGTGCTTCACAGAAGCCAATCGGAGAATTTGAAACCAGACATTTCGGAGAAGCCTGGAAAAGAGCTGCGTCGATCAGAGAGCGAGATGTGCCCGAAAAATGAAAGATCAGGCGAAAGCACAGCGGAGATTGTGGAAGAGTTGAGCAATGAAGAGTTTCAGCGTGCTATAGAAGCATACATAGAGAAGCAACTTATGTTTCATAAACAGGAGAAATTCTCCATTGTTCCTCATGTTTGA
- the LOC141689907 gene encoding uncharacterized protein LOC141689907 → MAIVSWNARGLNGGEALRQTKLLVKYHKLDLLLLMETKLAEDLRFQELDLVGRGLMVMWKDNIEVTYLTTSSNHFSCFLRLENQPRAWQFCGFYGEPKVANRHYTWDLLLKLKSVATGPWMAMGDFNEILSQEDKEGGGVKSEAQIEAFWVSVEVCALQPLDFRGDHFTWIRKMDEGSIKERLDWVMVNEEWLEWFPNNYLAHLEFF, encoded by the exons atGGCTATAGTGAGCTGGAATGCAAGAGGACTTAATGGAGGAGAAGCATTGAGGCAAACAAAGCTACTGGTCAAGTACCATAAACTAGACCTACTCCTTTTAATGGAAACGAAGCTAGCAGAGG ATTTGAGGTTCCAAGAACTGGACTTGGTGGGGCGGGGGCTAATGGTCATGTGGAAAGATAATATTGAAGTTACATACTTAACGACATCATCCAACCATTTTAGCTGTTTCTTACGATTGGAGAATCAACCAAGAGCTTGGCAATTCTGTGGGTTCTATGGGGAACCAAAGGTAGCTAATAGGCATTATACTTGGGATTTACTACTAAAATTGAAGTCTGTAGCTACCGGACCATGGATGGCTATGGGAGACTTTaatgaaattttgagtcaagAAGATAAAGAAGGAGGGGGAGTGAAAAGTGAAGCGCAAATTGAAGCTTTTTGGGTTTCAGTGGAGGTGTGTGCTCTGCAACCATTGGACTTTAGAGGTGACCATTTTACATGGATTAGGAAAATGGATGAGGGAAGTATAAAAGAAAGATTGGATTGGGTAATGGTAAATGAGGAGTGGTTGGAGTGGTTTCCAAATAACTATTTAGCACATCTTGAATTTTTTTAA